One part of the Nocardioides zeae genome encodes these proteins:
- a CDS encoding excinuclease ABC subunit UvrA — MSPHAADTHDLIRVVGARENNLKDVSVELPKRRLTVFTGVSGSGKSSLVFATIAAESQRMINETYSSFVQGFMPSQARPDVDVLEGLTTAIIVDQERMGADPRSTVGTATDANAMLRILFSRLGQPHVGPPQAFSFNVASISGAGAVTTSKGGREVKERRSFSVLGGMCPRCEGRGAVNDIDLTALYDASKSLNEGALTIPGYSMEGWYGRIFRGCGWFDPDKPIGDYTRRELDDLLHKEATKIKVDGVNLTYLGLIPQIQKSFLSKDREAMQPHVRAFVDRAVTFTTCPECGGTRLTEAARSSKVGGISIADACAMQISDLAAWVGTLDEPSVAPLLRNLRDLLDSFVGIGLGYLSLDRPSGTLSGGESQRTKMIRHLGSSLTDVTYVFDEPTIGLHPHDIQRMNELLLRLRDKGNTVLVVEHKPEAIAIADHVVDLGPRAGAAGGEIVFEGTVEGLRASDTLTGRHLDDRVALKPEVRRATEHLEIRGADTHNLRSVDVDVPLGVLTVVTGVAGSGKSSLIHGAMAKREGVVVVDQTAIKGSRRSNPATYTGLLEPIRKAFAKANGVKPALFSANSEGACPHCNGAGTIVTDLGPMATVTSTCEVCEGRRFSADVLDYTFGGRSIADVLDLPVAEAVAFFADGDGKLPAAHRILTHLADVGLGYVTLGQPLSTLSGGERQRIKLATRMGEKGDTYVLDEPTTGLHLADVEQLLALLDRLVDAGKSVVVIEHHQAVMAHADWIIDLGPGAGHDGGRVVFEGTPADLVADGSTLTGQHLAAYVGG; from the coding sequence ATGAGCCCCCACGCCGCCGACACCCACGACCTGATCCGCGTCGTCGGGGCGCGCGAGAACAACCTGAAGGACGTGAGCGTCGAGCTGCCCAAGCGGCGCCTGACGGTCTTCACCGGCGTGTCCGGCTCGGGCAAGAGCTCGCTCGTGTTCGCGACGATCGCCGCCGAGTCGCAGCGGATGATCAACGAGACCTACAGCTCGTTCGTCCAGGGGTTCATGCCCTCCCAGGCCCGCCCCGACGTCGACGTGCTCGAGGGGCTGACCACCGCGATCATCGTCGACCAGGAGCGCATGGGCGCCGACCCGCGGTCGACGGTGGGCACGGCGACCGACGCGAACGCGATGCTCCGCATCCTCTTCAGCCGGCTCGGGCAGCCCCACGTCGGTCCGCCGCAGGCGTTCTCCTTCAACGTCGCCTCCATCAGCGGCGCCGGCGCGGTCACCACGTCCAAGGGCGGGCGCGAGGTCAAGGAGCGCCGCAGCTTCTCGGTGCTCGGCGGCATGTGCCCGCGGTGCGAGGGCCGCGGCGCGGTCAACGACATCGACCTCACGGCGCTGTACGACGCGTCCAAGTCCCTCAACGAGGGCGCCCTCACCATCCCGGGCTACAGCATGGAGGGCTGGTACGGACGGATCTTCCGCGGCTGCGGCTGGTTCGACCCGGACAAGCCGATCGGGGACTACACGCGGCGCGAGCTCGACGACCTCCTCCACAAGGAGGCGACGAAGATCAAGGTCGACGGGGTCAACCTGACCTACCTCGGCCTCATCCCCCAGATCCAGAAGTCGTTCCTGTCCAAGGACCGGGAGGCGATGCAGCCGCACGTGCGGGCGTTCGTCGACCGGGCCGTCACCTTCACCACCTGTCCCGAGTGCGGGGGCACGCGCCTGACCGAGGCGGCGCGGTCGTCGAAGGTCGGCGGCATCTCCATCGCGGACGCCTGCGCGATGCAGATCAGCGACCTCGCCGCCTGGGTGGGCACCCTCGACGAGCCGTCGGTCGCGCCCCTGCTGCGCAACCTGCGCGACCTGCTCGACTCGTTCGTGGGCATCGGCCTCGGGTACCTCTCGCTCGACCGCCCCTCCGGCACCCTGTCGGGCGGCGAGTCGCAGCGCACGAAGATGATCCGGCACCTCGGGTCGTCGCTGACCGACGTGACCTACGTGTTCGACGAGCCCACGATCGGGCTGCACCCCCACGACATCCAGCGGATGAACGAGCTGCTCCTGCGGCTGCGCGACAAGGGCAACACGGTGCTCGTGGTCGAGCACAAGCCCGAGGCCATCGCGATCGCCGACCACGTCGTCGACCTCGGCCCCCGGGCCGGCGCCGCGGGCGGCGAGATCGTCTTCGAGGGCACGGTCGAGGGGCTGCGGGCCAGCGACACCCTCACCGGCCGCCACCTCGACGACCGCGTCGCGCTCAAGCCCGAGGTGCGGCGGGCCACCGAGCACCTGGAGATCCGCGGCGCGGACACCCACAACCTCCGGTCCGTGGACGTCGACGTGCCGCTCGGCGTGCTGACCGTCGTCACCGGCGTCGCCGGCTCCGGCAAGAGCTCCCTCATCCACGGGGCGATGGCGAAGCGGGAGGGCGTCGTCGTCGTCGACCAGACGGCGATCAAGGGCTCGCGACGGAGCAACCCCGCGACGTACACGGGTCTGCTGGAGCCCATCCGCAAGGCCTTCGCGAAGGCCAACGGGGTGAAGCCCGCGCTGTTCAGCGCCAACTCCGAGGGCGCGTGCCCCCACTGCAACGGCGCGGGGACCATCGTCACCGACCTGGGGCCGATGGCGACGGTGACGTCGACCTGCGAGGTCTGCGAGGGGCGGCGGTTCTCCGCCGACGTGCTCGACTACACCTTCGGCGGGCGCTCCATCGCCGACGTCCTCGACCTGCCCGTCGCCGAGGCGGTCGCGTTCTTCGCCGACGGCGACGGCAAGCTGCCCGCGGCCCACAGGATCCTCACGCACCTGGCGGACGTGGGGCTGGGGTACGTCACCCTCGGCCAGCCGCTCAGCACCCTCTCCGGCGGCGAGCGGCAGCGGATCAAGCTGGCGACGCGGATGGGCGAGAAGGGCGACACGTACGTGCTCGACGAGCCCACCACCGGCCTCCACCTCGCCGACGTCGAGCAGCTCCTGGCCCTGCTCGACCGGCTCGTCGACGCGGGCAAGTCCGTCGTCGTCATCGAGCACCACCAGGCGGTCATGGCGCACGCCGACTGGATCATCGACCTCGGTCCCGGTGCGGGGCACGACGGTGGCCGTGTCGTCTTCGAGGGCACGCCCGCCGACCTCGTCGCGGACGGCTCGACGCTCACCGGGCAGCACCTCGCGGCGTACGTCGGCGGGTAG
- a CDS encoding acyl-CoA dehydrogenase family protein, which translates to MSIDFDLSDAQRALKSTAREFAEEVLRPAAEHADRIADPQQAFAAMRPVYAQAAAAGLTSMFLPREYGGGGSSQVDFLIAIEELCAVDPGFPTILLVNGLALMPILWHGTEEQRERWIGRAAADTTGDFLAGWVVSERGGTANFDHPSPLAGIQVVADLDAGTGRVTLNGEKHWPCNAGGWDLRGADVNVCVVRTDRTVGGRGGLGAVIVERDTAGVEYEVIDKLAHRTCQNVTMTFRDVHVPEENLLAVGDGDLLINRNFTWSSPIASIAAVAVARAAYDFALKWARTFTGGGSAPIIHHQAVGNLLSDVAGKIEAGRYLSWKAAHYQDTHPGEGHALGAMDKVFCGDLMQSVVVDCMRIVGVNALDRKFPMAKLYREASVFSLYDAGNLAMQRRRAWGVMADPAFSPDTFSNSSSLPFDRSMEGYGIVTDRR; encoded by the coding sequence GTGTCGATCGACTTCGACCTCAGCGACGCCCAACGAGCACTGAAGTCCACGGCGCGGGAGTTCGCCGAGGAGGTCCTGCGCCCCGCGGCGGAGCACGCGGACAGGATCGCCGATCCGCAGCAGGCGTTCGCCGCGATGCGGCCGGTCTACGCCCAGGCGGCGGCGGCCGGGCTGACCTCGATGTTCCTGCCGCGCGAGTACGGCGGCGGTGGCTCGTCGCAGGTCGACTTCCTCATCGCCATCGAGGAGCTCTGCGCCGTCGACCCCGGCTTCCCGACGATCCTCCTGGTCAACGGCCTCGCGCTGATGCCGATCCTGTGGCACGGGACGGAGGAGCAGAGGGAGCGGTGGATCGGGCGTGCTGCCGCCGACACCACCGGAGACTTCCTGGCGGGATGGGTCGTCAGCGAGCGCGGTGGCACCGCGAACTTCGACCACCCGAGCCCCCTCGCCGGCATCCAGGTCGTCGCCGACCTGGACGCCGGGACCGGGAGGGTCACGCTGAACGGTGAGAAGCACTGGCCGTGCAACGCCGGCGGGTGGGACCTGCGCGGTGCGGACGTGAACGTCTGCGTCGTCCGCACCGACCGGACCGTCGGAGGTCGCGGCGGGCTCGGTGCCGTGATCGTGGAGCGGGACACGGCGGGCGTCGAGTACGAGGTGATCGACAAGCTGGCCCACCGCACCTGCCAGAACGTGACGATGACCTTCCGGGACGTGCACGTCCCGGAGGAGAACCTGCTCGCCGTCGGCGACGGCGACCTCCTGATCAACCGCAACTTCACCTGGTCGAGCCCGATCGCCAGCATCGCGGCGGTCGCGGTAGCGCGAGCGGCCTACGACTTCGCACTCAAGTGGGCCCGCACCTTCACGGGGGGCGGCTCCGCGCCGATCATCCACCACCAGGCTGTGGGCAACCTGCTCAGCGACGTCGCAGGGAAGATCGAGGCGGGCCGCTACCTGTCCTGGAAAGCGGCGCACTACCAGGACACGCATCCCGGCGAAGGACACGCGCTGGGCGCGATGGACAAGGTGTTCTGCGGGGACCTCATGCAGAGCGTGGTGGTCGACTGCATGCGGATCGTGGGGGTCAACGCCCTCGACCGGAAGTTCCCGATGGCGAAGCTCTACCGCGAGGCGTCCGTGTTCTCGTTGTACGACGCGGGCAACCTCGCGATGCAGCGCCGGCGCGCGTGGGGCGTCATGGCCGACCCGGCGTTCTCGCCGGACACCTTCTCCAACTCCAGCTCGCTGCCCTTCGACCGGTCGATGGAGGGGTACGGCATCGTCACCGACCGGCGCTGA
- a CDS encoding helix-turn-helix transcriptional regulator: MTSGADLTLLTLLRRVRDRMDREHAQPLDVAALAAGVHLSAGHLSREFKRAYGESPYSYLMTRRIERAMTLLRTTDRNVTDICFAVGCSSLGTFSTRFSELVGMSPSAYRAQPEHAAAALVPCVARRVTRPVRNREATPGGRS; this comes from the coding sequence GTGACCAGCGGGGCCGACCTCACGCTCCTGACGCTGCTGCGGCGGGTCCGCGACCGGATGGACCGGGAGCACGCGCAGCCGCTCGACGTGGCCGCGCTCGCGGCCGGCGTGCACCTGTCGGCGGGCCACCTGAGCCGCGAGTTCAAGCGGGCCTACGGGGAGTCGCCGTACTCCTACCTCATGACCCGCCGCATCGAGCGGGCCATGACCCTGCTGCGCACGACCGACCGCAACGTCACCGACATCTGCTTCGCGGTGGGCTGCTCGTCGCTCGGCACCTTCAGCACGCGGTTCAGCGAGCTCGTCGGGATGTCCCCCAGCGCCTACCGGGCGCAGCCGGAGCACGCGGCCGCGGCTCTCGTGCCCTGCGTCGCCCGCCGCGTCACCCGACCGGTCAGGAATCGAGAAGCGACCCCCGGCGGGCGATCGTAG
- a CDS encoding flavin reductase family protein, with protein sequence MATDHVVLRPDDEGVDAYRLLTALVVPRPIAWVSTISADGVGNLAPYSFFTVASADPPVVQVTSVGEKDTLRNARATGELTISLASEPLIDAVNATSAGVDPDVDEADRVGLQMAPSRVVAPPRVAGSPASLECRLRTTIPVGGATLLLADVVAFTIDPVVLDGDHPRFDLLAPLARLGGTEWGLPGEVVTRDRPS encoded by the coding sequence ATGGCTACCGACCACGTGGTGCTCCGTCCCGACGACGAGGGCGTCGACGCCTACCGCCTGCTGACGGCGCTCGTCGTGCCGCGGCCCATCGCCTGGGTCTCGACGATCTCCGCGGACGGGGTGGGCAACCTCGCGCCGTACTCCTTCTTCACCGTCGCGAGCGCCGACCCCCCGGTGGTGCAGGTGACGTCGGTGGGCGAGAAGGACACGTTGCGCAACGCCCGCGCCACGGGCGAGCTCACGATCAGCCTCGCCAGTGAGCCGCTGATCGACGCCGTCAACGCGACGAGCGCCGGCGTCGACCCGGACGTCGACGAGGCCGACCGGGTCGGGCTCCAGATGGCCCCCAGCCGGGTCGTGGCGCCGCCGCGCGTCGCGGGCTCGCCGGCGTCGCTGGAGTGCCGGCTGCGCACCACCATCCCCGTCGGCGGAGCGACCCTCCTGCTCGCCGACGTCGTCGCGTTCACGATCGACCCCGTTGTGCTCGACGGGGACCACCCCCGCTTCGACCTGCTCGCCCCGCTGGCCCGTCTCGGCGGCACCGAGTGGGGCCTGCCGGGCGAGGTCGTCACCCGCGACCGGCCGAGCTGA
- a CDS encoding VOC family protein — protein MDITINATFLPHVDPDVSLAFYRDVLGFEVRNDVGYEGMRWITVGPAGQPDTAIVLHSPASIPGLTPEEVATLEGIVAKGAYFGVNLAVPDVDAAFERLVARGADVVQEPMDQHYGTRDCAVRDPAGNELRIQQRA, from the coding sequence ATGGACATCACCATCAACGCCACCTTCCTCCCCCACGTCGACCCGGACGTCTCGCTCGCGTTCTACCGCGACGTGCTCGGCTTCGAGGTGCGCAACGACGTCGGGTACGAGGGCATGCGGTGGATCACCGTCGGACCGGCCGGCCAGCCGGACACGGCGATCGTGCTCCACTCGCCGGCCTCGATCCCGGGCCTGACGCCCGAGGAGGTCGCGACGCTGGAGGGCATCGTCGCCAAGGGCGCCTACTTCGGCGTCAACCTCGCCGTACCGGACGTCGACGCCGCCTTCGAGCGGCTCGTCGCCCGCGGCGCCGACGTCGTGCAGGAGCCGATGGACCAGCACTACGGCACGCGCGACTGCGCCGTGCGCGACCCCGCCGGCAACGAGCTGCGGATCCAGCAGCGCGCCTGA
- a CDS encoding RrF2 family transcriptional regulator has protein sequence MKHTTHADFALRVLLYLRVAPERRASIADIASSHRVSQHHLDKVVQRMSGAGLVTTVRGRGGGVHLERDPASISVGEVMRAMESDFAVVECLGPVRFCRVAGVCGARSVFAEALDAYFAVLDASTLEDIASNPQGLRGALGLVPGVVGN, from the coding sequence ATGAAGCACACCACCCACGCGGACTTCGCGCTCCGGGTACTGCTGTACCTGCGCGTCGCCCCGGAGCGCCGCGCCTCCATCGCCGACATCGCATCCAGTCACCGGGTGTCGCAGCACCACCTGGACAAGGTCGTCCAGCGGATGTCCGGCGCTGGGCTCGTCACGACCGTCCGCGGCCGCGGGGGCGGCGTGCACCTGGAGCGTGATCCGGCATCGATCAGCGTCGGCGAGGTGATGCGGGCCATGGAGTCCGACTTCGCGGTGGTCGAGTGCCTCGGGCCGGTGCGCTTCTGCCGGGTCGCGGGGGTCTGCGGCGCCCGCAGCGTCTTCGCCGAGGCGCTCGACGCCTACTTCGCGGTCCTCGACGCCTCCACCCTGGAGGACATCGCGTCGAACCCGCAGGGACTGCGGGGCGCGCTGGGACTCGTCCCCGGGGTGGTCGGCAACTGA
- a CDS encoding acyl-CoA dehydrogenase family protein, whose protein sequence is MSTSGVGRRASRRAAPPAPPTSTSRCRVPRASVSPPCGDGDDFVVNGRKYWPSSAGWDERGVNAGTLIVRTDSEKGGTEGLSALVLERDTPGVTYRHLDKIGHRLASNAEIVFDNARIPVANLLPGAAGNGDLVINRNFAWSGPVAAIAAVGMARAAYETALEFAKGNTAGALRPIIGFQNVGYVLGDVASKIEMARAFCWRAADYLDKHDQHAELVGAMNKIQVTELMFDCVYKCMQIVGVNSLETKYGFGKLLREAAVLPIYDGGNMGMQRRRVHGIIADPAFNPRAILEDEYVEFGKQHESIGTLVG, encoded by the coding sequence GTGAGTACCTCGGGGGTTGGACGGCGAGCGAGCCGCCGGGCAGCCCCTCCGGCACCGCCAACTTCGACATCCCGCTGCCGCGTCCCGCGGGCGTCGGTCTCACCGCCGTGCGGGGACGGGGACGACTTCGTCGTCAACGGCCGCAAGTACTGGCCGTCCTCGGCCGGGTGGGACGAGCGAGGGGTCAACGCGGGCACGCTGATCGTGCGCACCGACTCCGAGAAGGGCGGCACGGAGGGGCTCTCCGCGCTGGTGCTCGAGCGCGACACCCCTGGGGTCACCTACCGCCACCTCGACAAGATCGGTCACCGGCTGGCCTCGAACGCCGAGATCGTCTTCGACAACGCGCGCATCCCGGTCGCCAACCTCCTCCCCGGTGCGGCCGGAAACGGCGACCTGGTGATCAACCGGAACTTCGCGTGGTCGGGGCCGGTGGCTGCAATCGCCGCCGTCGGCATGGCCCGTGCGGCGTACGAGACCGCGCTCGAGTTCGCCAAGGGCAACACGGCCGGCGCTCTCCGCCCGATCATCGGGTTCCAGAACGTGGGCTACGTCCTGGGCGACGTCGCGTCGAAGATCGAGATGGCGCGCGCGTTCTGCTGGCGTGCCGCCGACTACCTCGACAAGCACGACCAGCACGCCGAGCTCGTCGGCGCGATGAACAAGATCCAGGTCACGGAGCTGATGTTCGACTGCGTCTACAAGTGCATGCAGATCGTGGGCGTGAACAGCCTCGAGACGAAGTACGGCTTCGGCAAGCTGCTCCGGGAGGCCGCCGTCCTGCCCATCTACGACGGCGGCAACATGGGCATGCAGCGCCGCCGGGTGCACGGCATCATCGCCGACCCCGCGTTCAACCCGCGCGCGATCCTGGAGGACGAGTACGTCGAGTTCGGCAAGCAGCACGAGAGCATCGGCACGCTCGTCGGCTGA